CACAATTGCATCAGTGCCTATATAAGCAGCGACTCTTACAGCTACAGTATTTAGTGATTTCGTCAAAGCATTCTGTACAGTAACTTCTCCCGAATATCCCCCGCCCGAATTGTGAGGCGACCACCCTTTACTGCCTGCACGCTTGCCGAATGTTATAGGAGCGTCGAGAAAATGATCACTCGCATAAATATCTTCCTGCATTGCCGCAGCGTAAACTATAGGCTTGAAACTTGATCCCGGCTGTCTCATTGCTTGAGTTGCGCGGTTGAATTTGCTTTCTTTGAAGTCCTTACCTCCGACGAGTGCGAGAACTTCTCCCGTTTCTGACTCAATGCAGACTAATGCGCCCATAATATTTTCCTTGAGTCCCTGTATTGACTCGCGCGCTTTGTCCTGAAGTCTTACATCCAAAGTAGTATAAATCTGCATCCCCCCGCTGTAAACTTCATCACGGCCGTATTTAGGCAATAAGTCATTAAATAACAAATGCGACACAAAATAGGGAGCTCGGTTAAACTCTTCAATTTTATTGACTCTGCGTCTGAACTCTAATTTTTCGTTATAAGCTGCCTCTCTCTGTTCGTGAGTTATCCAGCCCAGAGTCTCAAGTCGGCTCAATACATAATTTTGCCGCGATTTTGCGTTATTTATATTGCTTAGGGGGTTATAGCGTCCGGGGTTTGCTATGAGTCCGGCCAAGATTGAAGACTGCGCTAAATCTAAATCCTTTGCTGACTTGTCAAAATAAGTGCGTGCGGCTGTCTCTACTCCCCATGCTCCGTGACCGAAATTTATAGTATTCAAGTAAAGCTCTAAGATTTTATCTTTTGAGAATAATTTTTCGAGCCTCATTGCTATAATAATTTCCTTTGCTTTACGGGTTATGCTTTTCTCGTGAGTCAAAAATAAATTTCTCGCTAATTGCTGGGTTATAGTGCTTGCTCCCTGAACTTTGCCCTTTTCGATTATGTCAGTCCATAGGGCGCGCATGATTGAGCCGATTCTGATTCCTCCGTGCTGATAGAATGCCGAGTCTTCAGCTGCTAAAACACTTTGCACAAGCCACGTAGAAATTTCGTGCAGTTCAACCGGCGTTCTATTCTCGATAAATAATCGCGCAATTACTTCACCGTTTCTATCATATAAGATTGACGGGAGGCTGCTTTTAGGATTAGCAAGTTCTACCATGCTGGGCAAGTCTTCAGAGAGTTTTACGACGTACCAAGCGACTCCGGCACTTACTGCACCAGCTGCTAACAAGAATATTAACAGAATCGACATGAGAAATATTTTAACGATTGAGAAACTTTTTTTCTTTTTCTTTTTCTCGGCGGGGCTGGGCTGTTCAGGAAGCGGGCGTTTTCTAGGGGCGATTTTGCGTTCAAATTCTGCTTGCTGTCTCTTTGCACGTTGAGCAGGAGCCGGCCCAAATAAAATTTCGTCGGGATCTATTTTGATTCGTCTATTATTATTATTTCGTTCGTTCATTTGACAATTACCCCTTTATGTATTATGACGCAATAATATTATCACACACGCGGGAAGATTCTTATTATGCCGCCTTTGCGTTCACTCTTAGAATCGTGCAAATTTTTCAGACTGAGCCATTTATATTCGCCGTAAGTTACAGTTAAGACTCTTATATCATTATCAATAATTTCATAGCCGGCCAAGTTGAACCAGTGCCAGATAAAATCTTCAAGTTCTAAATCATGATGATTCAGCAATAAAAACGGGACGAGAAAATTATTATTTATCTGATTAATTACAGCGCGCGAAAAATTTTCGTAATCGACTCCGCCTGAAAGTCCCTCAAGAGTCAGCGAGTTATTATTTACGTCGTGAAAGTAATCATACAGCCCGCAAATATAAGTCTCAAGAAAATCTATTCCGTGATAACGCGGAGTCAAATAAGGCTTCATAACTTTTGCGAAATTCACGAAATCCCAGCGAGATAAATTTTTTGAGTCGTGATCGTATAAATTTTTATATTTTCCTTGACGGCTTAAATAAATGCACACGTCGCACGCAGTAACAGCAGCACAGCCGCCCATGTTCATATCCCATTCAGGGAGCCAGTCTTGATTCCCGCCCGGTGTACCTTCTATAGTGAAGTAATCTAAAACTTTTTTTGATTCAAATTTCAATGTAAATATTACTCCTCCGATATAAATATAATAGATAAAAATTTCACATATTTTATAGCGTTAAAGATAATCAAGCAAAATTTTTTTAGTGAATGAGCGAGTCTTTTCCCCGTGTGAATCAGCAAAAAATTTCGTGTAAAAATTTATATATTTATCCGTGAATCTTCTCGCAAAAAAATAAATACATAGCAAAAATTTTATCTCTATAAAGTGTTACAAATAAATTGATTAGCTCAACTTTTTGTATTAGTAAATGTATTAGTAAAATCGCCTTATTTTCTCGTGAAGTCATGCAAAAATTTTCATGGATTCATTATAATATTTTTCCTGAAAAATTTAGCGTGTAATTATCATTGAATGAGTGAATCCCGGCCGCAAAATTCTCCCCCCGCACTCGTCTTATTTGTGATTCATGTTTTCAGCAACGCAGCCCGTTTATTAGTGCCGCAAAATTTCTCACAAGAATTTTTCTTTATGCCTCACACATATATAAATCTTGTGATTCACGTTTTTAGCAACGCAGCCAGTTTATTAATGCCGCAAAATTTCTCACTCTAACAAAAATTTAATACTGTGTTAAAATATTCGCGTTAAATCCTGATTTATAATAATTTACAGAAAGAAGGAAAATTTTTATCATGGCGGATATAGTCGGACTTACTTGTACACAATGCAAGAGAAGAAATTATACAACGACTGTGAACAAGAAAAAGCAGTCAAAGAAGCTCGAACTCAAGAAATATTGCAAGTGGTGCAATGCGTCAGTAATTCACAAAGAGTCTAAATAAATTTTTTAAGACTGTTGCGAAAGATTTAAACCTGTTGTAGAATTTGCAAGGTTAATCCAAGAAATAAAATTTTTACGCAGGTCCGTGGCTCAATTGGCAGAGCACTGGTCTCCAAAACCGGGGGCTGCAGGTTCGAGTCCTGCCGGGCCTGCCATTTTTTTATGAGGTATATATTAGAACAATGGCAAAAGCAACTACAGAGAAACCATCAAAGCTGGCTTCATTGAAAAATTTTATCCGTGAAGCAAAAGCAGAGCTAAAGAAAGTAACCTGGCCCACACGCAGGCAAATATGGTATTGGACGCTCGTCGTGATAGTCTTCACGCTTTGTGTGTCGCTATATTTGGGACTGATAGATTTTCTTCTTGCGTGGTTATTCCGTACGCTGCTGGGTTAATTGAGAGATGCCGGGAGATCGCCGATGGTACGTTGTGCAGACGTACGCGAGTTATGAGAAAAGGGTCGAGGCTGATATTCGCCAGCGCATTACAGCAATGAACATGCAGGACAAAATTTTTAATGTACTTGTCCCGACAGAAACGCGAATAGTTATTAAAGACGGTAAGAGCCGCGAAGTTACTAGAAAATTATATCCGAGTTATGTTCTTGTTGAAATGATTTTAGACGAACAGTCTTGGTATGCAGTGAGACACACTCCGGGCGTTACCGGATTTATCGGAGCAGGGACTCACCCTATGCCTTTATCGCCTGAAGAAGTAGAGAGAATCATGTCCGGAATGAAGAAAGATTCAGACAAGAAAATAGAAATTGACATAAAGCCGGGCGATATGGTAAGAGTTATTGCAGAGGGTGAAATGAAAGGATTCACAGGCCCGGTCGTTGAGATAAACGCGAAAAAGGGCAAAGTGAAATTTAAGAGTGAAGTTCTCGGCGGTGCAGTTCTTGAGACGGACTACAAAGCATTAGAGAAAATATAGTATTATAAGCAGAAAGGAAAATTTTTATCATGGCTAAAAAAGTTGTGGGGCAGGTAAAATTGCAATTACCCGCCGGCAAAGCGACTCCTGCGCCTCCTGTAGGGCCTGCACTTGGTCAGCACGGAGTAAATATAATGGAGTTCTGCAAACAATTCAACGCAAAGACTCAAGATCAGGCGGGATTAGTAATTCCTGCTGTAATCACTGTTTATGCTGACAGAAGTTTTTCATTTGAGTTAAAGACTCCTCCCGCTGCAGTATTATTAAAGAAAGCCGCAGGAATCGAGTCAGGTTCAGGAGTTCCGAATAAGACAAAGGTCGGCAAAATCGCCCGCGCAAAAGTTAGAGAAATAGCAGAACTCAAGCGCAAAGATCTCAACGCCAACGACACAGAGGCAGCAATGCGAATGATCGAGGGCACAGCGAGATCTATGGGACTTGAAGTTGTTGATTAATTGAAAAGTGGAAGAGTATTTCACTCGTTAATTACCACTAGGAGGTTATGAAATTATGAAACGCAGCAAGAGATACAGAGAAGCCGCCGCTAAAATCGAAACAGGAAAATTATACGGTCTTCGTGAAGCAGTAGAGTTATTCAAATCTGTAGCAACGGCAAAATTTAATGAAAGCATAGAAGTCCATGTACGTTTAGGGATTGACCCTAAGCACGCAGATCAGCAGGTCCGCAGCACTGTATCACTTCCTCATGGGACTGGAGTAACTAAAAAAGTTTTAGTCATCACTCAGGGCGAAAAAATGAAGGAAGCTCAAGACGCAGGGGCTGATATAGTCGGCGGTGAAGAACTTGTACAGCAGATTCAAGGCGGATTTATGGACTTTGACGCAGTAATTGCTACACCTGATATGATGAAATCAGTCGGTCGTCTCGGTAAAGTCTTAGGCCCAAGAGGTTTAATGCCCAGCGCAAAAACTGGTACAGTAACATTTGAGCTTGCCGACGCAGTTAAAGAAATCAAAGCAGGCCGAGTCGAATTCAGGGCAGACAAGACCGGAATCACTCACAATGCAGCAGGCCGAAAAGATTTCACGACTGATGATTTATTTGACAACGTGAAAGCCCTTCTACAGGCAATTTATAGAGCCCGCCCCGCATCAGTTAAGGGAACTTATGTGAAGAGCATTGCAATAGCTCCGACAATGGGCCCGGGGATTCCTGTAGATACTGCAGCAGCACAGAAAGAATTAGCACTGTAATATAAAATTTTTCATTCTGACTGAAATATATATTTATTTATTCCTAAGACAGCAGGAGTCTTTATGACTTAATAAATTAATAAATCCTGCTCAGGAGAAAAATTTAGCGCGATAATAATTACTTCTCCTGTTTATAGTGTAAAATAGGGGAAGTTTTTGATTTTATTAAGGAGGTGAAATAAGTAACATGCCGGCAAAAATAAAATATGAACTCGTTGACAGTTTAAGAACAAAGCTAGAGAAGGCAAAAGCTGTCTTTGTAGGTGAATATCGCGGAATGACAGTCGCACAGAGTACGGCACTTCGCGCAAAAGTTCGTGAAGCAGGCGGAGAACTCAAAGTCGCAAAAAATACTCTCTTCGCAATCGCCATGAAAGAAGCAGGTTTGAACGCTCTTCCTGAAAGCATGATGAAGGGGCCGAATATTTTCGCGTTATGCTATGATGATCCCGTGAGTGTCGCAAAAGTCCTTAAGGAGTACGTAAGCGATAAGACTCAGAAGGCTTTTATACTCAAGGGCGGACTGTTAGAGACCCAGTTATTAGACCTGAATCAATTATTAGCACTCGCAGATCTGCCTTCAAAGGAAGTTATGCGCGGTCAAGTTGTCAGGACTATCGCAGCGCCGTTATCGGGACTCGTCAACGTGTTGTCGGGTACTATCAGAAATTTTGTTACATGCCTTGCCCAGATTCGCGACAAGAAACAAGAGGGCGAAGCAGCGTAAAATTTATTATTATATTAATATTAATCGGAGGAATTTATTATTATGACAAAAGAAGAAATCATTCAGGCTATTGAAACAATGTCAGTGCTTGAGCTTTCAGAACTCGTGAAGGCTCTTGAGGAAAAATTCGGCGTATCAGCATCAGCAGCTCCCGTTATGATGGCAGCCATGCCCGGTGCAGCAGCCGCAGCCCCCGCAGCAGAAGAGAAGACAGAATTTGATGTAGTCTACAAAGCAGCAGGCTCAAACAAGATCGCAGTAATTAAAGTAGTCCGCGAAATTACTTCACTGGGACTCAAGGAAGCAAAGGAACTCGTTGACAACCCGCCGAAGAACATTAAAGAGGGCGTATCCAAAGAAGAGGCCGAGGAAATCCGCAAGAAACTCGCTGATGCAGGAGCCGAAGTCGAAGTTAAGTAGCAAGATTTGTTATAGGGGCTCATGCTTTAACGAGCTCCTTTTGTTTATATTTATATTCAAGAACGGAGGAAATTTTTATAATGAGCGCGCAAAAAAATAATAACTCTCCGAAACCGGCCGACAAGAAAAAGCAAATTTTAATCGGCGTAATTTGTGTAATAGTCCTGCTTAATGTTATGTGGACTGTTATGCAGAATAAATTTACTCCAAAACTTGACGAGTTCAAGAAAGAAGTTAATACGGCCATTGCTGCACTTGACGAGAGAATCACGAAAATCGAGAAAAGCGGCTTCACTGATGTAGAGAATATCAAAGCCGAGTTTGAATCATTAAAGCAGATTTCTGAAAGTTTATCAGAAAGATTAACTCAGTCGCTCAAATCAGAAGAAGAACAGCTTGAGAGTCTCGAAGCTCAAGTAAAGGCTCAGCGTGAAAGAGTCGAGGCAATGAAGAAACTAGCGAAATAAAAATTTTATCGTCTCATCACACCTCCTTTAGAAAGAGTCCCGGTTAAGCATTAATCACTTGGCCGGGATTTCTTTATTATAGCTTGACTCGTGTGCAATAATATATTTATCTACAATGCAATCATATTACAGGAGGATTTATTAATTCCCATGAAGAAAGATTTAGGCGTTTTACCGGCAGTGTTTCCTATGCCCGTTTTAATGGTCGGAACTTACGGAGAAAATGACACAGTTGACGTTATGAATGTCGCGTGGGGCGGAATTTGCGGAGAAGACAAAATCGCATTGAACCTCGCACCGGATCGCAAGACTCTGGCAAATATTCGTGAGAGAAAGGCTTTTACTGTAGCACTTGCAGACGAGGCTCATATAAAAGAAGCTGACTT
This genomic window from Synergistaceae bacterium contains:
- the nusG gene encoding transcription termination/antitermination factor NusG — protein: MPGDRRWYVVQTYASYEKRVEADIRQRITAMNMQDKIFNVLVPTETRIVIKDGKSREVTRKLYPSYVLVEMILDEQSWYAVRHTPGVTGFIGAGTHPMPLSPEEVERIMSGMKKDSDKKIEIDIKPGDMVRVIAEGEMKGFTGPVVEINAKKGKVKFKSEVLGGAVLETDYKALEKI
- a CDS encoding PBP1A family penicillin-binding protein translates to MNERNNNNRRIKIDPDEILFGPAPAQRAKRQQAEFERKIAPRKRPLPEQPSPAEKKKKKKSFSIVKIFLMSILLIFLLAAGAVSAGVAWYVVKLSEDLPSMVELANPKSSLPSILYDRNGEVIARLFIENRTPVELHEISTWLVQSVLAAEDSAFYQHGGIRIGSIMRALWTDIIEKGKVQGASTITQQLARNLFLTHEKSITRKAKEIIIAMRLEKLFSKDKILELYLNTINFGHGAWGVETAARTYFDKSAKDLDLAQSSILAGLIANPGRYNPLSNINNAKSRQNYVLSRLETLGWITHEQREAAYNEKLEFRRRVNKIEEFNRAPYFVSHLLFNDLLPKYGRDEVYSGGMQIYTTLDVRLQDKARESIQGLKENIMGALVCIESETGEVLALVGGKDFKESKFNRATQAMRQPGSSFKPIVYAAAMQEDIYASDHFLDAPITFGKRAGSKGWSPHNSGGGYSGEVTVQNALTKSLNTVAVRVAAYIGTDAIVQMARAMGIETKYLPSDLSVALGSASLTPLEMAVAFNCFNNGGKRIVPLMIREIKDRDGNILEQRQTAATQAMRPETAYSIRSMLQDTVRAGTGRPAALPKVNIFGKTGTSNDFIDAWFVGGAPGLTTAVYVGRDDHKTMGRRAFGGTMAAPIWKKFMTYAVQELATPANFAQPPEWVEVSKISICRSSGYLARSGCPAVPLYVPRGKAPSASCPLHGGSYTAADEDPTGPRLFLVEQDESYLARRQYQESESPSGPREQQAQHHPAQQISAPVPQAAIPQSTPQPPKRQEPRVDEVEKRYRQLLREYGLE
- the rpmG gene encoding 50S ribosomal protein L33 gives rise to the protein MADIVGLTCTQCKRRNYTTTVNKKKQSKKLELKKYCKWCNASVIHKESK
- the secE gene encoding preprotein translocase subunit SecE, translated to MAKATTEKPSKLASLKNFIREAKAELKKVTWPTRRQIWYWTLVVIVFTLCVSLYLGLIDFLLAWLFRTLLG
- a CDS encoding 50S ribosomal protein L1, yielding MMKRSKRYREAAAKIETGKLYGLREAVELFKSVATAKFNESIEVHVRLGIDPKHADQQVRSTVSLPHGTGVTKKVLVITQGEKMKEAQDAGADIVGGEELVQQIQGGFMDFDAVIATPDMMKSVGRLGKVLGPRGLMPSAKTGTVTFELADAVKEIKAGRVEFRADKTGITHNAAGRKDFTTDDLFDNVKALLQAIYRARPASVKGTYVKSIAIAPTMGPGIPVDTAAAQKELAL
- a CDS encoding 50S ribosomal protein L10 encodes the protein MPAKIKYELVDSLRTKLEKAKAVFVGEYRGMTVAQSTALRAKVREAGGELKVAKNTLFAIAMKEAGLNALPESMMKGPNIFALCYDDPVSVAKVLKEYVSDKTQKAFILKGGLLETQLLDLNQLLALADLPSKEVMRGQVVRTIAAPLSGLVNVLSGTIRNFVTCLAQIRDKKQEGEAA
- the rplL gene encoding 50S ribosomal protein L7/L12, encoding MTKEEIIQAIETMSVLELSELVKALEEKFGVSASAAPVMMAAMPGAAAAAPAAEEKTEFDVVYKAAGSNKIAVIKVVREITSLGLKEAKELVDNPPKNIKEGVSKEEAEEIRKKLADAGAEVEVK
- the rplK gene encoding 50S ribosomal protein L11 translates to MAKKVVGQVKLQLPAGKATPAPPVGPALGQHGVNIMEFCKQFNAKTQDQAGLVIPAVITVYADRSFSFELKTPPAAVLLKKAAGIESGSGVPNKTKVGKIARAKVREIAELKRKDLNANDTEAAMRMIEGTARSMGLEVVD